In Opitutaceae bacterium TAV5, one genomic interval encodes:
- a CDS encoding ABC transporter yields the protein MTPLLEIEDVTKRFGGLRALSAARLTVSAGHAHGVIGPNGAGKTTLFNLVSGLYRPDAGAIRFEGIDIAGLRPGRIAALGIGRTFQNIRLCRDLTVLDNVRMAYDARLRSTIWSALLDLPSHRREERRSIEGSLELLRAFGLEALAGQRAGGLPYGVQRRLEIARALALKPRLLLLDEPAAGMNPVETLRLAEFLRWVRHHFQVTLVLIEHHMKLVMELCDRITVLDFGVTIADDTPAGIKCNRRVIDAYLGEEGDT from the coding sequence ATGACGCCGCTGCTCGAGATCGAGGATGTGACCAAACGCTTCGGCGGCCTTCGCGCGCTGTCGGCCGCGAGGCTGACCGTGAGTGCGGGGCATGCGCACGGCGTCATCGGCCCCAATGGCGCGGGCAAAACCACCCTTTTCAACCTGGTCAGCGGCCTGTACCGGCCCGACGCCGGCGCCATCCGTTTCGAGGGGATCGACATCGCCGGGCTGCGACCCGGCCGGATCGCCGCGCTCGGTATCGGCCGGACGTTCCAGAACATCCGCCTTTGCCGCGATCTGACCGTGCTGGACAACGTGCGCATGGCCTACGACGCGCGCCTCCGTTCGACGATCTGGTCGGCATTGCTCGACCTGCCGTCGCACCGGCGCGAGGAACGGCGTTCGATCGAGGGGAGCCTGGAGCTCCTGCGGGCATTCGGGCTCGAGGCCCTGGCCGGCCAGCGGGCCGGCGGGCTGCCTTACGGTGTGCAGCGTCGCCTGGAAATTGCCCGGGCGCTCGCGCTCAAGCCGCGCCTGCTGCTGCTGGACGAACCGGCGGCGGGGATGAATCCGGTGGAAACCCTGCGCCTGGCAGAATTTCTCCGTTGGGTGCGCCATCATTTCCAGGTCACCCTGGTGCTGATCGAGCATCACATGAAACTCGTGATGGAGTTGTGTGATCGTATCACGGTGCTCGATTTCGGCGTGACGATTGCCGACGACACGCCGGCCGGGATCAAATGCAACCGGCGGGTCATCGACGCTTACCTCGGGGAGGAGGGCGACACATGA
- a CDS encoding branched-chain amino acid ABC transporter permease: MDYFAQQAINAVQLGSIYALIALGYSLVYGVLSMINFAHGGVFMAGAFACLLLVSFVALPFVAVLLAVMGITALLGALIERVAYRPLRQAPRVSAVITALGCGLVIENTTLSLSPYSRPMPPLFSSTTFVFGGVAITTLQLLVIGVSVALMVALDFCIRKTSWGIAVRAISCDRATVPLMGVAVDRVITLVFATGAALGGAAGVLYSQAYPVVGAAMGTLIGWKAFVAAVIGGIGNVRGAMLGGYLLGAVEVLTVTVLPSTWRDLVAWSLLLVILIFKPQGLLGCAVQQKV, encoded by the coding sequence ATGGATTATTTCGCACAGCAGGCGATCAACGCGGTCCAGCTTGGTTCGATCTATGCGTTGATCGCGCTCGGCTACAGCCTGGTTTACGGCGTGCTGTCCATGATCAACTTCGCGCACGGCGGAGTGTTCATGGCCGGTGCGTTTGCCTGCCTGCTGCTGGTGTCGTTCGTGGCGCTCCCGTTCGTCGCCGTGCTGCTGGCGGTCATGGGAATCACCGCGTTGCTGGGAGCGTTGATCGAGCGCGTGGCTTACCGTCCCCTTCGTCAGGCGCCGCGGGTGTCCGCGGTCATCACCGCGCTCGGCTGCGGGCTGGTCATCGAAAACACCACGCTGAGCCTCAGCCCCTATTCGCGGCCGATGCCGCCGCTGTTCTCTTCGACAACCTTCGTCTTTGGCGGCGTCGCCATCACGACACTCCAGCTTCTCGTCATCGGCGTGTCCGTCGCGCTGATGGTTGCGCTCGATTTCTGTATCCGCAAGACGTCCTGGGGCATCGCGGTGCGGGCGATTTCGTGTGACCGCGCCACCGTCCCGCTCATGGGGGTGGCGGTCGACCGCGTGATCACGCTCGTTTTCGCCACAGGCGCGGCGCTCGGAGGAGCGGCGGGTGTGCTTTACAGCCAGGCGTATCCGGTCGTCGGTGCGGCGATGGGGACGCTCATCGGCTGGAAGGCCTTTGTCGCCGCCGTGATCGGGGGCATCGGCAACGTGCGCGGCGCCATGCTGGGCGGCTACCTCCTCGGCGCGGTGGAAGTGCTGACCGTGACGGTGCTGCCGTCCACATGGCGCGATCTCGTCGCCTGGTCGCTGCTGCTGGTGATCCTGATTTTCAAGCCTCAAGGCCTGCTCGGGTGCGCCGTGCAACAAAAAGTCTGA
- a CDS encoding branched-chain amino acid ABC transporter permease, producing MPSLRHLATSIAGSRRALPTLAAAAFAVALLHERIGLFNGYAEFVLITAGINIILCASLNLVNGYMGEFSVGHAGFMAAGAYVAGLLTVKVLPGSTPAWAFPLVVTFGGAVAAAIGFLLALLSFKTRGDYLAIITLAFLMIMKSALENMPFAGGPHGLSGMGRLTTLPQTAGWTILALWVIRNLVYSKFGRAIVAIREDELAAGAMGVRTREAKILAFVVSSFFGGVGGALFAHQLQFINPATFDIMRSTGILVMVYIGGVGSLTGSVLGAVLVTVLTQLLQPLGTWHAVVMPLTLVFLMLFRPRGLMGLRECAWFLPAREALRREREPHREAPPGCARLQDIRPDVTASAGSPPRQP from the coding sequence ATGCCCTCGCTTCGCCACCTTGCCACCTCGATCGCCGGCAGCCGCCGGGCTCTGCCGACCTTGGCCGCGGCGGCGTTCGCGGTGGCGCTGCTGCACGAGCGGATCGGGCTGTTCAACGGTTACGCGGAGTTCGTGCTGATTACGGCCGGGATCAACATCATCCTCTGCGCGAGCCTGAATCTGGTGAACGGATACATGGGGGAGTTCTCCGTGGGGCACGCCGGTTTCATGGCCGCGGGCGCTTACGTGGCCGGCCTGCTCACCGTGAAGGTGTTGCCGGGCTCCACGCCGGCCTGGGCGTTTCCGCTGGTGGTGACCTTCGGCGGCGCGGTCGCGGCCGCGATCGGATTCCTGCTCGCGCTGCTCTCCTTCAAGACGCGCGGCGATTACCTCGCGATCATCACGCTCGCCTTTCTCATGATCATGAAATCGGCGCTGGAAAACATGCCCTTCGCCGGCGGCCCGCACGGCCTGTCCGGCATGGGCCGGCTGACCACCCTTCCGCAGACCGCAGGCTGGACGATCCTTGCGCTGTGGGTGATCCGGAATCTGGTGTATTCAAAATTCGGACGCGCCATCGTCGCCATTCGCGAGGACGAGCTGGCGGCCGGGGCGATGGGGGTGCGCACCCGCGAGGCCAAGATCCTGGCCTTCGTGGTGTCGTCGTTTTTCGGCGGAGTGGGCGGGGCGCTTTTTGCCCATCAGCTCCAGTTCATCAATCCGGCGACTTTCGACATCATGCGGTCCACCGGCATCCTCGTGATGGTCTACATCGGCGGGGTGGGCTCGCTCACCGGCTCGGTGCTCGGAGCCGTGCTGGTGACGGTGCTGACGCAACTGCTCCAGCCGCTCGGCACATGGCATGCGGTGGTCATGCCGCTCACGCTGGTCTTTCTCATGCTCTTTCGTCCACGCGGACTTATGGGCCTGCGTGAATGTGCCTGGTTCCTGCCCGCCCGGGAGGCGCTGCGCCGCGAACGCGAACCGCACCGGGAGGCTCCTCCGGGCTGCGCCCGGCTTCAGGACATCCGGCCCGACGTGACCGCATCCGCCGGCTCTCCGCCCCGCCAGCCATGA
- a CDS encoding amino acid ABC transporter ATPase, whose protein sequence is MSSGIALAVENLTVAYGDIQAVKGILFEVREGEIFTLVGANGAGKTSTLRALSGMLRRGGEVRLFGRDLRGLPAEAIVSAGLAHVPEGRRIFGPLTVSENLRLGAWIRRGQRAAVAADIERMFALFPRLRERREQLAGTLSGGEQQMLAVARALMSDARMLVLDEPSMGLAPRLVKELYAVLREINRAGVTLLLVEQNAHLALRLADRAAVLETGRITATGTGASLLQDPRVREAYLGT, encoded by the coding sequence ATGAGCAGCGGCATCGCTCTGGCCGTGGAAAACCTCACCGTCGCCTATGGCGATATTCAGGCGGTGAAGGGTATTTTGTTCGAGGTCAGGGAAGGCGAGATTTTCACGCTTGTCGGGGCCAACGGAGCGGGGAAGACGTCCACCTTGCGAGCCTTGTCCGGCATGCTGCGCCGGGGAGGCGAGGTGCGGCTTTTCGGGCGCGATCTCCGCGGGCTGCCGGCCGAAGCGATCGTTTCCGCCGGCCTCGCCCACGTGCCGGAGGGGCGGAGAATTTTCGGTCCGCTCACGGTATCGGAGAACCTCCGGCTGGGCGCCTGGATCCGGCGCGGACAACGCGCCGCGGTTGCTGCGGATATCGAGCGCATGTTCGCGCTTTTTCCCCGTCTGCGCGAACGGCGGGAGCAGCTTGCCGGCACGCTTTCCGGAGGCGAGCAACAGATGCTCGCCGTGGCGCGGGCGCTGATGAGCGATGCGCGGATGCTGGTGCTCGACGAGCCCTCCATGGGCCTCGCCCCCAGGCTCGTAAAGGAACTTTACGCCGTGCTCCGGGAGATCAACCGGGCAGGCGTCACGCTTCTTCTGGTCGAGCAAAACGCCCACCTCGCGCTGCGCTTGGCCGACCGCGCCGCCGTGCTGGAAACCGGAAGGATTACGGCGACCGGGACCGGCGCCAGCTTGTTGCAGGACCCTCGCGTGCGCGAGGCCTATCTGGGGACGTAG
- a CDS encoding ethanolamine utilization protein EutJ has product MLAALSVIGCSKRPDDSAVSIGLNVELTGEIPSVGASSRNAVELYVGQINAAGGITLAGKKVLVRLVTGDNGGKPDLAAATAQRLISRENVLVMIGPNASSCAIPASGIAESLRTPMISPWSTNPKTTIDPATGTPRSYVLRACFTDTFQAGVLAKFTLGELKATRAAVLFDIASEAPNGQANLYRETFEKNGGTITAFETYTTGDRDFSAQLTKIRASGPEVIYLPAYYTDVPLIARQARQLGITARLVGSDAWSSPGIIKLGGDALEGAYFCNHYSTQIATPAAQKFMADYEARYGQAPDDVAALSYDAAGFVLKAIESAGVADREAVRKAMASIPRYEGVTGVMQFAEGSGDPVKSAVILQIRDGRFAWVANATP; this is encoded by the coding sequence ATGCTGGCCGCGCTGTCCGTCATCGGCTGCAGCAAGCGCCCGGATGATTCGGCCGTTTCCATCGGCCTCAATGTCGAGCTTACCGGCGAGATTCCGTCTGTCGGCGCTTCCTCCCGCAATGCCGTCGAGCTGTATGTCGGGCAGATCAACGCCGCCGGAGGCATCACGCTTGCCGGCAAAAAAGTCCTGGTCCGGCTCGTGACCGGCGACAACGGCGGCAAACCCGATCTGGCGGCGGCCACCGCGCAACGGCTCATCTCCCGGGAAAACGTCCTCGTCATGATCGGGCCCAACGCCAGCTCATGCGCGATCCCCGCCTCCGGGATCGCCGAATCACTCAGGACTCCGATGATTTCGCCCTGGTCCACGAACCCGAAAACCACGATCGACCCCGCCACCGGCACACCCAGGAGCTACGTCCTGCGCGCCTGCTTCACGGATACTTTCCAGGCCGGCGTGCTGGCGAAATTCACGCTCGGCGAACTCAAGGCCACCCGCGCCGCCGTGCTTTTCGACATCGCTTCCGAGGCGCCCAACGGCCAAGCAAATCTCTACCGGGAGACGTTCGAAAAGAACGGCGGTACGATCACCGCTTTCGAAACCTACACGACCGGCGACCGCGATTTCTCCGCGCAACTCACCAAAATCCGCGCGTCCGGGCCCGAGGTGATCTACCTGCCCGCCTACTACACCGACGTGCCGCTCATCGCCCGGCAGGCGCGCCAGCTCGGCATCACCGCGCGCCTCGTCGGCAGCGACGCCTGGAGCTCGCCCGGGATCATCAAGCTCGGCGGCGACGCGCTCGAAGGCGCGTATTTTTGCAACCACTACTCGACGCAGATCGCCACGCCCGCCGCGCAGAAGTTCATGGCGGACTACGAAGCCCGATACGGTCAGGCGCCCGACGATGTCGCCGCGCTTTCGTACGATGCGGCGGGGTTTGTCCTGAAGGCGATCGAGAGCGCCGGCGTCGCCGACCGGGAGGCGGTGCGCAAGGCGATGGCCTCGATCCCCCGCTACGAGGGTGTGACCGGAGTCATGCAATTTGCCGAAGGCAGCGGCGATCCGGTGAAAAGTGCGGTCATCCTGCAAATCAGGGATGGCCGTTTTGCCTGGGTGGCCAACGCCACGCCCTGA